From one Thermatribacter velox genomic stretch:
- a CDS encoding ammonium transporter has product MAFAVDATGQVTLENDPALPVDYVWVLICGFLVFFMQAGFAMVESGFCRAKNATNLLSKNLIDFVVASLTFFAIGYGFLKGNDVGGFIGSGFWFLRGGAYDVGTYLDFFWQLVFCGTAATIVSGAVAERLKFSAYLVYTFFVSLFIYPVYAHWVWGGGWLSQLPLGLGHIDFAGSGVVHALGGMVGLAGAIVLGPRFGKYGKDGKPRAIPGHSITLAALGTFILWFGWFGFNPGSTFSAHHLRIAVVAVNTNLAAAAGAMSTLLIMYLKTRRWDLGMALNGALGGLVAVTAPCAWIEGWAAVVIGAVAGLIVVGGVYFLESRGVDDPVGAVSVHGFNGLWGLLSIGLFADGTYGLYSLEAPYVTGLLYGGGIGQFLAQLIGAVVLAAWSFGLGFLLFKLMDLAFGIRVSPEEELQGLDIKEHGTPAYPEFTHRQTFIIR; this is encoded by the coding sequence ATGGCTTTTGCGGTGGATGCGACAGGACAGGTTACTCTTGAAAACGACCCTGCTCTTCCCGTTGACTATGTGTGGGTTTTAATCTGTGGATTCCTGGTATTCTTCATGCAGGCGGGCTTTGCCATGGTTGAATCAGGTTTCTGCAGGGCAAAAAATGCCACCAATCTTTTGAGTAAGAACTTGATTGATTTCGTAGTTGCTTCGCTCACCTTTTTTGCTATAGGATACGGTTTTCTTAAGGGCAACGATGTGGGTGGATTTATTGGTTCTGGTTTCTGGTTTCTTCGTGGAGGTGCTTACGATGTGGGTACTTACCTTGACTTTTTCTGGCAACTTGTTTTTTGCGGTACAGCGGCTACCATTGTCTCAGGAGCAGTTGCGGAACGTTTAAAGTTTTCGGCATACCTTGTTTATACTTTCTTTGTCAGCCTTTTCATATATCCGGTTTATGCGCACTGGGTATGGGGAGGAGGTTGGTTGTCCCAGTTGCCGTTAGGTTTGGGACACATTGACTTTGCCGGCTCAGGAGTAGTACACGCTTTGGGAGGCATGGTAGGTTTGGCTGGGGCCATAGTGCTTGGTCCACGTTTTGGTAAGTATGGAAAAGATGGCAAACCCCGGGCTATTCCTGGACACAGCATAACCCTGGCTGCACTGGGTACTTTTATCCTCTGGTTTGGCTGGTTTGGGTTCAATCCCGGAAGCACCTTTAGTGCCCACCATCTGAGGATTGCAGTGGTTGCAGTTAACACCAACCTTGCTGCTGCAGCAGGTGCTATGAGCACTCTGCTTATTATGTATTTAAAAACTCGCAGGTGGGATCTGGGTATGGCACTCAATGGAGCCTTAGGGGGTTTGGTTGCCGTTACTGCACCATGTGCCTGGATTGAAGGCTGGGCAGCAGTAGTGATTGGAGCGGTGGCCGGTCTTATCGTGGTTGGTGGCGTTTACTTTCTCGAGTCGCGAGGTGTGGATGATCCGGTTGGAGCAGTAAGCGTCCATGGATTTAACGGTCTGTGGGGTTTGCTCAGTATAGGATTGTTTGCAGACGGTACTTATGGTCTTTATTCGCTGGAGGCTCCATACGTTACCGGCCTTCTGTACGGTGGTGGAATAGGACAGTTCCTTGCCCAGCTTATAGGAGCAGTAGTTTTGGCTGCCTGGAGTTTTGGGTTAGGGTTTCTTCTTTTCAAATTAATGGATCTCGCCTTTGGCATTCGCGTTTCTCCCGAAGAAGAACTTCAGGGATTGGACATCAAGGAACATGGTACTCCTGCCTATCCCGAGTTTACGCATCGTCAGACCTTTATAATCAGGTGA
- a CDS encoding zinc ribbon domain-containing protein — MVKNDSPRKWWQILSMFLKLRSLYRERRKSIEELGAKVYELYRKNELDTEKFKEYYQKVLSLEEEIEEIKEKLLSFKREKIFCTSCGQNISPEMSYCPYCGTPQKENPERRNSL, encoded by the coding sequence ATGGTTAAAAATGACTCTCCCAGGAAATGGTGGCAGATACTGAGTATGTTTTTAAAGTTACGGTCTTTATACAGAGAACGTCGTAAAAGCATTGAAGAGCTGGGAGCAAAGGTTTACGAACTTTACCGCAAAAATGAGCTTGACACAGAAAAGTTCAAGGAATACTACCAAAAAGTGCTTTCTCTGGAAGAAGAAATAGAAGAAATCAAGGAGAAGTTGCTTAGCTTCAAAAGAGAAAAAATCTTTTGCACATCATGTGGGCAAAATATAAGTCCGGAGATGTCTTATTGTCCCTATTGTGGGACTCCTCAAAAAGAGAACCCCGAGAGGAGGAACAGCCTTTGA
- the purB gene encoding adenylosuccinate lyase, protein MIKRYTLPQMGRIWSDEHRFEVWMKVEMLALEAWCELGLFPREILEKVRNQISFSSSRMEEIEARTRHDVIAFLTTLSESIGPEARFLHFGMTSSDMLDTANAYLMKESCELILKDIDTVLEAIKDKALTYRYTLMIGRTHGVHAEPTTFGLKMALWYAEMQRNRTRVQQAKETISVGKISGAVGNYAHIDPRVEKYVCEKLGLTPAPVSSQIIQRDRYAEVIWSLAMVATSLEKFATELRNLQRTEIREVEEGFGAGQKGSSAMPHKKNPITGEQICGLSRVLRGNLVTSLENIPLWHERDISHSSAERIILPDSFILADYLLNTFARLLNNLVVYPQNMKKNLEKSRGLVFSERILLELVKRGLTREQAYEVVQKAAMRTWENENLSFQEALQEEPVIQKHFSQEDLKKMFSYDHFIKHVDYIFKRVGLEE, encoded by the coding sequence TTGATCAAACGCTATACCCTTCCCCAGATGGGCCGAATCTGGAGCGATGAACACCGCTTTGAAGTGTGGATGAAGGTCGAAATGCTTGCCCTTGAAGCGTGGTGCGAGCTGGGTCTTTTCCCCAGAGAAATACTTGAAAAAGTGCGCAACCAAATATCATTTTCTTCCTCTCGCATGGAAGAAATTGAAGCCAGGACCCGACATGATGTTATCGCTTTCCTGACCACTCTTTCAGAAAGCATAGGCCCGGAAGCCCGTTTCCTGCACTTCGGTATGACCTCCTCCGATATGTTGGACACCGCCAACGCTTACTTGATGAAAGAATCCTGTGAACTCATTCTCAAAGACATAGACACTGTATTGGAAGCCATTAAAGATAAAGCTCTTACCTATCGCTACACTCTCATGATAGGAAGAACCCACGGGGTTCATGCCGAACCAACCACTTTTGGTCTCAAAATGGCTCTTTGGTATGCAGAAATGCAAAGAAACCGAACCAGAGTACAGCAAGCTAAAGAAACCATAAGTGTAGGAAAAATATCCGGAGCTGTCGGTAATTATGCTCATATCGATCCTCGAGTTGAAAAGTACGTATGTGAAAAACTGGGACTTACTCCTGCTCCCGTATCCAGCCAGATAATCCAACGCGATCGATACGCTGAAGTAATCTGGTCCTTAGCAATGGTTGCCACCAGCCTTGAAAAATTCGCTACTGAATTACGCAATCTCCAGAGAACCGAAATAAGAGAAGTGGAAGAAGGCTTTGGAGCAGGACAAAAAGGCTCTTCAGCTATGCCTCACAAAAAAAATCCTATTACAGGAGAACAGATATGTGGGCTAAGTAGAGTACTGCGAGGTAACTTGGTAACCAGCCTTGAAAACATCCCCTTATGGCACGAAAGAGATATTTCTCACTCTTCAGCAGAAAGAATCATTCTCCCTGACTCTTTCATACTCGCTGATTACCTGCTGAACACCTTTGCAAGGCTCCTTAATAACCTGGTAGTTTACCCTCAAAATATGAAAAAAAACCTTGAAAAAAGCAGGGGTCTGGTCTTCTCAGAAAGAATATTGCTCGAACTTGTTAAAAGAGGATTAACTCGGGAACAGGCTTACGAAGTGGTGCAGAAAGCAGCAATGCGAACCTGGGAAAACGAAAATTTGAGTTTTCAGGAAGCGCTCCAGGAAGAACCCGTCATTCAAAAACACTTCTCGCAAGAAGATTTGAAAAAAATGTTTAGCTATGACCACTTCATAAAACATGTGGATTATATATTCAAAAGAGTAGGTCTGGAGGAATAA
- the purM gene encoding phosphoribosylformylglycinamidine cyclo-ligase, producing the protein MSQWNYKKAGVDIELADKFVKKIAHRAQILIKSEQVVEGIGGFAGVFRIPDHPNQMCIAATCDGVGTKLEIAQKTRKNSTVGIDLVAMCVNDLLCVGAKPLFFMDYLACGKLEIEVLEEVIEGIVEGCKSAHCALLGGETAEMPDMYREGEYDLAGFAIGEVAEKKIINGKLIEPGDIVIGLASSGLHSNGFSLVRKILKENHIDYNQEWEGKTLSSLLLEPTRIYVSLILPLLENCPPKGIAHITGGGILENLPRILPPDCDARIEKAAYPEMPIFSFLQKLGNVPEKEMWRVFNMGIGMVMIFDKTRIDEALEILSTRGEKAYLIGEIIPGNGKVILVDR; encoded by the coding sequence ATGAGCCAGTGGAACTACAAAAAGGCAGGCGTGGACATTGAGCTTGCTGACAAATTTGTCAAAAAAATAGCTCATCGCGCCCAGATTTTGATAAAATCAGAACAGGTAGTGGAAGGCATAGGTGGATTTGCTGGTGTCTTCCGCATACCCGACCACCCCAACCAGATGTGCATAGCCGCCACTTGTGACGGGGTAGGTACCAAACTGGAAATAGCCCAGAAAACTCGAAAAAACAGTACGGTAGGCATAGACCTGGTAGCAATGTGTGTTAACGACCTTCTTTGTGTAGGTGCAAAACCTCTTTTTTTTATGGACTACCTTGCCTGCGGAAAGCTTGAAATAGAAGTCCTGGAAGAAGTCATCGAAGGTATAGTGGAAGGCTGCAAAAGCGCGCACTGTGCTCTTCTGGGTGGAGAAACAGCCGAAATGCCTGATATGTACCGGGAAGGAGAGTACGATCTGGCCGGTTTCGCTATAGGGGAAGTGGCAGAGAAAAAAATTATAAATGGGAAGCTAATTGAACCAGGGGATATAGTAATTGGCCTTGCTTCTTCAGGCTTGCATAGCAACGGTTTTTCCTTGGTTCGTAAAATTCTGAAAGAAAATCACATAGACTACAACCAGGAATGGGAAGGCAAAACCTTGAGTTCGCTCCTTTTGGAACCTACCCGTATCTATGTGTCCCTGATTTTACCACTCCTTGAAAATTGTCCCCCCAAAGGCATTGCCCACATAACAGGAGGAGGCATCTTAGAAAATTTACCCCGCATCCTACCTCCTGACTGCGACGCCCGAATCGAGAAAGCAGCATACCCTGAGATGCCTATTTTCTCCTTCCTCCAAAAACTGGGAAACGTCCCTGAAAAAGAAATGTGGAGAGTCTTTAATATGGGCATAGGCATGGTTATGATCTTCGATAAAACGCGGATAGATGAAGCTTTGGAAATTCTCTCTACTCGAGGCGAAAAAGCTTATTTGATAGGAGAAATAATACCTGGGAACGGGAAGGTGATTTTAGTTGACAGATAA
- the purN gene encoding phosphoribosylglycinamide formyltransferase, which yields MTDNLGKIVVLASGRGTNLQALIDASKENYFNGYISLVISDNPRAYALERARLAGIPTVVLDYASFPSKKEYEKKLLAVLQEENPDLICLAGYMRILGKEIIKSFPHKIMNIHPSLLPAFPGLEAQKQAVEYGVKVSGCTVHFVDEGMDTGPIILQECCPVEDYDTPESLAERILQHEHRIYKEAVKLFLEGRLEVKGRKVLRKR from the coding sequence TTGACAGATAACCTTGGAAAAATAGTAGTTCTCGCTTCGGGTCGAGGCACTAATCTACAGGCTCTTATCGATGCTTCAAAAGAAAACTATTTTAACGGATACATCTCTCTGGTAATCAGCGATAATCCCAGAGCCTACGCTCTGGAGAGAGCCCGGCTTGCCGGTATTCCAACCGTGGTTCTCGACTATGCGTCATTTCCATCCAAGAAAGAATACGAAAAGAAGCTGCTTGCCGTTTTGCAAGAAGAAAACCCAGACCTTATCTGTCTTGCAGGTTATATGAGGATTCTTGGCAAAGAAATAATTAAAAGCTTTCCGCACAAAATCATGAACATCCATCCTTCTCTCTTGCCGGCTTTCCCGGGCTTAGAAGCCCAGAAGCAGGCTGTAGAATATGGAGTCAAAGTCAGTGGTTGCACAGTACACTTTGTTGATGAAGGAATGGACACGGGACCGATAATTCTTCAGGAATGCTGTCCAGTCGAAGACTACGATACACCAGAAAGCCTTGCAGAAAGAATTCTCCAGCATGAACATCGCATTTACAAAGAAGCAGTAAAGCTTTTCCTGGAAGGAAGATTAGAGGTCAAGGGCAGAAAAGTTCTCCGAAAGAGGTGA
- the purD gene encoding phosphoribosylamine--glycine ligase codes for MTLKVMIIGSGGREHCIAWKVKQNKDVDRIFCVPGNGGMSEIGECATLSSFDDMLAFAKEQEIDLVLVGPEAPLAQGIVDFFRGSGIKIVGPTQKAAMLESSKVFAKNFMEKYSIPTAPFRVFDNYQQAIEYFQYLHNYPAVIKADGLASGKGVSIVNDFGEAKNTLWELMIQKKFGDAGTRVVVEDFLEGEEVTVMAVYDGKTYLRLPISQDHKKVGEGETGPNTGGMGAYSPVPSVEETLLQQIEREIFQPLVEGIQKEKLDYRGIIYAGLLIDARKRPFVLEFNVRLGDPETQVVLPRIANDWIEIQTAIIDQKLHHLKIKEDKRAALCVVLASKGYPGNYETGKIISGLEAFQNLPEDDVLVFHAGTTKKDSLFLTSGGRVLNVCGRGKTMEEAALKAYQAVKRIHFEDMYYRKDIGWRALKKTVTQ; via the coding sequence ATGACCTTGAAGGTAATGATTATAGGTAGTGGAGGAAGAGAGCACTGCATAGCCTGGAAAGTAAAGCAAAACAAAGATGTTGACAGAATTTTTTGCGTACCTGGCAATGGTGGAATGAGTGAAATAGGCGAATGTGCGACCCTTTCTTCGTTTGACGATATGCTTGCTTTTGCAAAAGAGCAGGAAATAGACCTGGTCTTAGTGGGGCCAGAAGCACCTCTGGCACAGGGCATAGTGGACTTTTTTCGTGGAAGCGGCATCAAAATTGTTGGTCCCACCCAAAAAGCAGCAATGCTTGAATCCAGTAAGGTTTTTGCCAAAAACTTTATGGAAAAATATTCCATACCCACTGCACCTTTCCGAGTTTTTGATAATTACCAACAGGCAATAGAATATTTTCAGTACCTTCATAACTATCCCGCGGTTATCAAGGCCGACGGCCTTGCCTCGGGAAAGGGCGTCAGCATCGTCAATGACTTTGGTGAAGCTAAAAACACGCTCTGGGAACTGATGATTCAGAAAAAATTTGGGGACGCCGGGACAAGGGTAGTTGTTGAAGATTTTCTGGAAGGAGAAGAAGTTACGGTAATGGCTGTTTACGACGGCAAAACATATCTCCGCCTTCCAATTTCTCAAGATCATAAAAAAGTGGGAGAAGGGGAAACGGGACCTAACACTGGGGGCATGGGTGCTTACTCGCCTGTACCCAGCGTGGAAGAAACTCTGCTTCAACAAATAGAGCGAGAAATTTTCCAGCCCCTGGTAGAAGGCATCCAGAAAGAAAAACTTGATTACCGAGGAATCATCTATGCGGGTTTGCTGATAGACGCCAGAAAAAGGCCTTTTGTGCTCGAGTTTAATGTACGGCTGGGAGACCCAGAAACCCAGGTAGTTCTGCCCCGCATTGCCAATGACTGGATAGAAATACAAACCGCAATTATCGACCAAAAGTTGCACCATTTAAAAATCAAAGAAGATAAAAGAGCAGCACTCTGTGTGGTTCTGGCCAGCAAAGGTTATCCTGGAAATTACGAGACTGGAAAAATCATCAGTGGGCTCGAGGCCTTTCAAAATCTGCCTGAAGACGATGTGCTTGTCTTCCACGCTGGGACCACCAAAAAAGACAGTCTCTTCCTTACCTCGGGTGGGAGAGTGCTTAACGTTTGTGGTCGAGGCAAAACAATGGAAGAAGCTGCTCTCAAAGCCTATCAAGCAGTCAAAAGAATCCATTTTGAAGATATGTATTATCGAAAAGATATTGGGTGGAGAGCACTCAAGAAAACCGTAACTCAATAA
- a CDS encoding radical SAM protein encodes MSYFDSIKAFTTEQVVKLIVNSLRNVSDETIIKLTYLAEKLTPIPYYRDQIAGLRRMFEEKRPQIVLARRVLQETHPNVREKLMVNLIVKSILLGVPKRQKLEKELGCQVPFFFVVSPTMRCNLNCYGCYAGEYRKESDMPVELLDRIFTEAKEMGMHFLTISGGEPFIRKEHLDLFEKHNDISFQIYTNGTLIDRAMAKKLAQMGNVYPAISVEGYEEETDARRGKGTFKKIMQAMEALRDEGVIFGFSITATRHNTELVSSDEFMDFLIDKGCSFGWYFTYVPVGKKPDVSLMPTPEQRLHLRKQVHKLRYEKPIFIGDFWNDGPYVGGCIAGGRRYFHINNSGDVEPCVFCHFTVDNIKDKSLKEVISSPFFRAIQERQPYDNNLMRPCMLIDVPEVLREVVEKYGARPSHEGAESLITTLKDDVDAYAQAFKKLADEIWETEYKGTIYYKDYKTERQEYLRKLQEEAMKEKEKKEKVRV; translated from the coding sequence ATGAGTTATTTTGATTCTATTAAGGCTTTTACCACAGAACAGGTGGTAAAACTAATAGTCAACTCTTTGCGTAATGTTTCAGATGAGACCATAATTAAACTCACTTATCTTGCTGAAAAATTGACGCCCATTCCCTATTACCGGGATCAAATTGCAGGGCTTCGCCGCATGTTTGAGGAAAAAAGACCTCAAATAGTTCTTGCCAGAAGGGTGCTTCAAGAAACCCATCCCAATGTTCGGGAAAAGCTAATGGTTAACCTTATAGTTAAAAGCATCCTGCTTGGTGTGCCTAAACGTCAGAAACTGGAAAAAGAACTGGGTTGTCAGGTTCCGTTCTTTTTCGTGGTTAGCCCCACCATGCGTTGTAATTTGAACTGTTATGGTTGCTATGCAGGCGAGTACCGCAAGGAAAGCGATATGCCCGTAGAGCTTTTGGATCGTATTTTTACCGAAGCCAAAGAAATGGGCATGCATTTCCTGACTATCTCTGGTGGAGAGCCGTTTATAAGGAAAGAGCATCTGGATCTTTTTGAAAAACACAACGATATATCGTTCCAGATTTATACCAATGGAACTCTAATTGACCGTGCCATGGCTAAAAAGCTGGCTCAAATGGGGAATGTCTATCCAGCAATCAGTGTAGAGGGGTACGAGGAAGAAACCGATGCGCGTAGAGGAAAGGGAACTTTCAAAAAGATTATGCAAGCTATGGAAGCGCTCAGGGACGAAGGAGTTATTTTTGGTTTCTCCATTACTGCAACGCGTCACAACACCGAACTGGTTTCCAGCGATGAATTCATGGATTTCCTCATCGATAAGGGGTGTTCTTTTGGTTGGTATTTCACGTATGTGCCAGTTGGTAAGAAGCCGGATGTTTCTCTTATGCCTACTCCGGAGCAAAGACTTCACCTCAGAAAGCAGGTACATAAGTTGCGCTATGAGAAACCAATATTTATTGGGGATTTCTGGAATGATGGTCCCTATGTTGGTGGCTGCATAGCTGGAGGTAGAAGATACTTTCATATTAACAACTCTGGTGATGTGGAGCCTTGTGTCTTTTGCCATTTCACCGTTGACAACATTAAGGATAAATCTCTTAAGGAAGTCATATCTTCTCCATTTTTCCGGGCTATTCAGGAAAGACAACCTTATGATAATAATTTGATGCGTCCTTGCATGCTAATTGATGTTCCTGAAGTTTTACGTGAAGTGGTAGAAAAATACGGTGCGCGTCCCAGCCACGAAGGTGCGGAGAGCTTAATTACTACTCTGAAAGATGACGTAGATGCTTATGCTCAAGCCTTCAAGAAACTGGCTGACGAAATATGGGAGACTGAATACAAAGGAACCATTTATTACAAAGATTACAAGACTGAGCGGCAGGAATATTTGCGCAAGCTTCAAGAAGAAGCCATGAAAGAAAAAGAAAAGAAGGAAAAAGTAAGAGTCTGA
- a CDS encoding uracil-DNA glycosylase family protein: protein MRKEDLLAEIREEVKRCFRCPLAEQRTQTVFGEGNPDALLMFIGEAPGEEEDRTGRPFVGKAGQLLTRIIQSVNLTREEVYIANMVKCRPPGNRNPTLQEIEACFPFLEAQIAIINPSIIVALGSVAASYLLDTKLPISKLRGQWYDWRGGKKVFPMFHPSFLLRYNSRAPGSPRYLTWLDIKEVKKMYDLLRQAS from the coding sequence GTGAGGAAAGAAGATTTGCTGGCAGAAATCCGTGAAGAAGTCAAAAGATGTTTCCGGTGTCCACTGGCTGAGCAACGCACTCAAACCGTTTTTGGAGAAGGCAACCCGGACGCCTTGCTGATGTTTATTGGAGAAGCTCCTGGAGAGGAAGAAGACCGTACTGGTCGTCCTTTTGTGGGCAAGGCTGGCCAGTTGTTGACCAGGATAATTCAATCAGTGAATCTTACCAGAGAAGAAGTGTATATTGCTAATATGGTTAAGTGCAGGCCGCCTGGGAATCGCAATCCTACCCTTCAGGAGATAGAGGCTTGCTTTCCTTTTCTTGAAGCCCAGATTGCGATTATAAACCCCTCAATCATAGTTGCTCTGGGTAGTGTTGCTGCTTCTTATTTGCTTGATACGAAGTTGCCCATCAGTAAATTGCGTGGTCAGTGGTATGACTGGAGGGGTGGCAAGAAGGTTTTCCCTATGTTTCACCCCAGTTTCCTTCTGCGGTATAATTCACGAGCACCTGGTTCTCCAAGATACCTGACCTGGTTGGATATCAAAGAAGTGAAGAAGATGTACGATTTGTTACGCCAGGCTTCTTAA
- a CDS encoding metallophosphoesterase, with amino-acid sequence MDTRGSLRVLAVSDRVDPRIYSVSLRERFSDIDCVISCGDLPEYYLDFIVSSLNVPLFFVHGNHDPSGGKRSLAGGVNLDEQTVIYRGCIFAGLEGSPWYNGNLHQYSERDMYFKYLRLLPKLFWNRVRFGRYLDVLVTHAPPRGMHEGQDAVHKGFSIFTHIIRKYRPKYHLHGHVHLYDRRQSLQDLFYETLVINCYNYRVLEIEIPSATGG; translated from the coding sequence ATGGATACTCGTGGTTCCTTAAGAGTGCTGGCTGTTAGTGATAGAGTGGATCCTCGCATTTATAGCGTTTCTCTTCGTGAGCGCTTCAGTGACATTGATTGTGTGATTTCTTGTGGGGATTTGCCAGAATATTATCTTGATTTTATAGTTTCCTCTTTGAATGTCCCGCTGTTTTTTGTACATGGTAATCACGACCCTTCTGGCGGCAAACGATCCCTGGCGGGAGGTGTTAATCTGGACGAGCAGACCGTAATCTATCGTGGTTGTATATTTGCTGGTTTGGAAGGGTCTCCCTGGTATAATGGTAACTTGCATCAATATTCGGAGAGAGACATGTATTTTAAGTATCTGCGCTTGCTGCCAAAATTGTTCTGGAACAGGGTACGTTTTGGTCGCTACCTTGACGTTTTGGTAACCCATGCACCCCCTCGGGGCATGCATGAAGGACAGGATGCTGTACACAAAGGTTTTTCGATTTTTACCCATATTATAAGGAAATATCGCCCTAAATACCATCTGCATGGTCATGTGCACCTTTACGATCGTAGGCAAAGCCTGCAAGACCTTTTTTATGAAACTTTGGTGATTAACTGCTACAATTATCGGGTTTTGGAAATAGAAATACCCTCTGCAACTGGTGGTTGA
- a CDS encoding R3H domain-containing nucleic acid-binding protein: MKGEYGVVDNLSKLFEVLPGHIRSVIEEQENCDDLIEIIMDLGRPLEARFSKGFVVFQDYVTTREDLDYVVQRVGSFTKDNRAGIERTLHRISCIRNRLGDIIGLTLRVGRAVYGTIDIIRDVVVSGKNILLLGPPGVGKTTKLREIARVLSDEFQKRVVIVDTSNEIAGDGDIPHPAIGRARRMQVSSPERQHDVMIEAVENHMPEIIIVDEIGREEEARACRTIAERGVQLIATAHGNTLKNLLLNPTLSDLVGGVQSVILSDEEAKRRGTQKAILERKAIPTFDVVIELRDRDTLGIYHNTAQAVDLLLRGYDPKPEIRVKTEKGTIEVLKQEETSEQEVFAAQAVEEVLSPELTKTKFLRVYLFAVSKNYVQRAINQLKIPLEVVEDLNSADILLTLKSRYRKGTSKIKEAEKRGIPIHVIRSNTYVQVQKFVRELFGYEEPMSDNAGVLEAEKAVHRVLKQGEPAELPPSNAYVRRLQHRIAEKYNLFSQSIGEEPFRRVIIYPRSLNEQNTN; the protein is encoded by the coding sequence ATGAAAGGAGAATACGGAGTAGTTGATAATCTCTCCAAATTGTTTGAAGTTTTACCGGGTCATATCCGCTCGGTAATTGAAGAACAGGAAAATTGCGATGACCTGATAGAAATAATTATGGACCTGGGTAGACCCTTAGAGGCCAGGTTCAGTAAGGGGTTCGTTGTTTTCCAAGACTATGTGACCACTCGAGAAGACCTCGACTACGTAGTACAGAGGGTAGGCTCTTTTACCAAAGATAATCGGGCAGGAATTGAAAGGACATTGCACCGGATATCCTGCATCAGAAACCGTTTGGGAGATATTATTGGCCTCACTTTACGAGTTGGAAGAGCAGTGTATGGGACTATAGATATTATTCGCGATGTGGTTGTATCAGGCAAGAACATTTTGCTTCTTGGCCCACCAGGTGTTGGAAAAACCACCAAACTAAGAGAAATAGCTCGGGTGTTGAGCGATGAATTTCAAAAAAGAGTGGTGATAGTAGATACTTCAAACGAGATAGCTGGAGATGGAGATATTCCTCATCCCGCTATAGGAAGAGCAAGGCGAATGCAGGTCTCTTCGCCAGAGAGACAACACGATGTCATGATTGAAGCAGTAGAAAACCATATGCCAGAGATTATCATCGTGGATGAAATTGGCAGAGAGGAAGAAGCCAGAGCGTGCAGAACCATTGCCGAGCGGGGAGTGCAACTCATTGCCACTGCCCATGGTAACACTTTGAAAAACCTTCTACTGAACCCCACACTGAGCGACCTGGTAGGTGGTGTGCAATCTGTCATTCTGAGCGACGAAGAAGCCAAAAGAAGAGGTACCCAAAAAGCCATACTGGAGCGCAAAGCTATCCCTACTTTTGATGTGGTAATTGAGCTTCGTGACCGTGACACGCTGGGAATCTATCACAACACAGCCCAGGCCGTAGACCTTTTGTTACGAGGGTATGATCCTAAACCGGAAATACGAGTGAAAACCGAAAAGGGCACTATAGAGGTCTTGAAGCAAGAAGAAACTTCGGAGCAAGAAGTATTCGCAGCACAGGCAGTGGAAGAGGTTTTATCCCCAGAGTTGACAAAAACAAAGTTTCTGAGAGTTTACTTGTTTGCGGTTAGTAAAAATTATGTACAGAGAGCCATCAACCAGTTAAAAATTCCTCTTGAAGTAGTGGAAGACTTGAATTCAGCCGACATCCTTTTGACTTTAAAAAGCCGTTACCGAAAAGGCACCAGCAAAATCAAAGAAGCGGAAAAACGTGGTATACCCATTCACGTCATAAGAAGCAACACTTACGTCCAGGTACAAAAGTTTGTGAGGGAACTTTTCGGTTACGAAGAACCCATGTCCGACAATGCTGGAGTTTTAGAAGCTGAAAAAGCTGTTCATCGAGTCCTGAAACAGGGAGAACCAGCCGAGCTTCCTCCGTCTAATGCTTATGTTCGCAGACTGCAGCACCGCATCGCCGAAAAATACAATTTATTTTCACAAAGCATAGGAGAAGAACCTTTTCGCAGAGTAATTATATATCCACGCAGTCTGAACGAGCAAAACACAAACTGA